The Primulina tabacum isolate GXHZ01 chromosome 1, ASM2559414v2, whole genome shotgun sequence genome contains the following window.
aagttggtgtcTTTCTTAGGTGGTTACTATCATATcctcaactttaataaaatagtatatattaaataaaaaaatttgaaaatctaaaattttcatttcaaaataacatgagtaaaaaaacataaaaaaggaTAATATTCGCAAGTTATatcaacaaaattatatataaaacttTAAACGCAACCtgtaatttttcaaaagataaaatctATAAGTTATGTATTCCAATCAATATCACAAGCAATGTGTCCCTCGAACATTAAAACACAAATGAATTATACAAACAcctaattaaaattataaaaagagAAACCTATCTTTAAAGGAATCCATTAGTCATCAATGAATTGGCATTGTAGGAATTAGGATATAttaaatttgataaaataaaattggacaaatagaaaaaatataaacaaaaacaaaaggaactaacaaaaaatattaaataacttGAAAGGTGAACTAATGGCCAATATAAACGAGagtgatctcacgaatctttatctgtgagatgagtcaactataccgatattcataataaaaaataatactcttagcataaaaaataatattttttcatggatgacccaaataagagatccgtctcacaaaatacgactcgtgagaccgtctcgcacaagtttttgcctataaACAAAACAAGCGCGTTCacataatttataaaataaggTACATGCACTAATTGTTAAGTATGTTGCATTTGGATTAAGTACTCGAATTAGGAGAATAATTATAATTCAACAAGTAGAGTTTGtaagtaattaaattataaatattgataAATAAGTACACTTAAGCACTAATCAAGAACGTCCTAATAGTGGGTTGATGTATGATTTGAACCCGAGACTCTGATCCTTTTTAGGCCTATTACTTCTTTATTATTTGTTTTCAGGTTTCTGATAGCCGGAACAAACCATCGGCCGGAGATGGATATGTTGCATACAAAAATTAGAAAAATGCATTTTTGATCTTGTAATTttgtcatattatgatttgaGTTTCTATGGTTTCAGAGTTTAGTTTTAATAATGTATTTTCTGATCTTTAACAATTCTTCATTTTTCATCAAGAGTGATGACGTGACACTATATATGTCAATGTCACATCGTCACTGCATTGATGTCACGACATCGTCAAGTCAGAAAAAGAagtaaaattgtaaaaaataaagatgacatgttaaaattgaaattcgcaatataaaaattcaaaatcacaAAAGACAAACATACGTGacaaaaaaacaatttttcccAACAAAATTGTGATTCCTAGCAATTATAAAGACATCTCGAGTCCCCAACATATTGATGAATCATGATAATCAAAAACTGCATTTTTTACTGTTGAAGAAATCAAGAACTGCATTTTAATATCAAGTAATCCAATGTCATTTCAAGTAATGACacaagtttaataaactttcGGGCTCCTCACAACTTGTAAACAATATTATGGATTGGAAGAAATTATAAGTTCTTGATTGTTGGAGTTTTTAATATGATCATAAGTCAGATTATCAACAAATTGTTTTCtagtttgaagataaaaacattataaaaaataattaatcctTCAAAGTTAAAACCATTTCGGGCGCCGGAAGGTTAAGATCCAGAGCCAACCCGTTGCCAGGCTTGTTCGATATTTCTTCATTCTCGCCCTCAATCACTTGATTATGTTCTTCAATATAAATGCATGCTGCGTTCCGGTTCGAAGATGGATTAACCAGACCGGAACGGTGCCGCCTCATGTGCCCTCCGAGGGCCTGGCCTGAGGTGAACTCTGCCCCGCAATGCAAGCACGTGTGGATTCTTGGAGACGAAGCCGGTTTCGGTAGTGGCGAAATCGGCGGTGGTGGGAAAATTGTTCAGTTGAAGAGATAGATAATCGGGGGACATTCTTTTCTTAGAAGACGATAATGACGGTGATCGGAAATCATCGTCGCGAAGAGACAAGGacacttttctctcatttttcggTTTCTTATGGCTGGCCCGGTGGCCTCCGAGGGCTTGAAAGGAGCGGAAAGCACGGTTACACGTCTTGCATGTATACAAGCACGCTCCTTTCACCTGATGATCACCTCCGGCGCCGCCCTGTGCGGTACTGGCGGTGGCGGAATTGTTGTTCTGTCCTGGGTTCCCGGAGAAATGGCCGTGGGCTAAAAAAATCAGGCAGCGGGCGGTGTCTTCCACACCTGTGGTGGTGCTCTCTTCTGAGGAGATGGAGGCGGGGGAGATGGGGTGGTGGCGTCTGTCGGAGACTGTGGCGGCGTTGTGATCTCTGCCCGGTGGTTCGGTGGTGAAGGCTATAGGGGAATGAATCATATACCGTTTGGTGCGCTTGCCCCTAACGATGGGGAAGAGGTCTTTATCCTCTTCAGATTCCATGTCCCACCTTCTCCACCGGAACCACCATTAACGTGCAAATCGGAGTTCACATTTTGTCTTTATCTCCATTTTTGGAGAAATTAAAGGGCAAGTTGAGGTCAAGGAACAAGAATAGTTTCGTATGTTGGATCAGACACAAGATCTTGTGCGGCTCTTCCTGCATCGTGGGATTATACATATCTCTAACCCCGCGGTGTGTACGTGTAAAATAGCAgataaactttgaaattatCTCATATTAAAACGAAAAAACAATATTAGTAGGAAGGTTTATTGCAACAAAAAACCACgtgaaatataaaaaatcatatttttgtcTCCTAGATTTTAATCCTTGTAAAATTGCACAAACACCCATTGCACCAACCGAAAATCTGATGACTGAAATATttgatgatatgttataaatgaGTTATCAAAATAACCaatcgaaaaaaaaattaaaaaaaaactcaatttaGTTCAAGTCATATTTCAAACCGTCTAGACTAATtctgtgagaacctgaaattccagcagtagcagcagctagcaaatttcagcagaagctaacaattccagctACAACTTAGATTTCAGAAAATGGTATTTTTCCAGAGTTCAATAGCGAGATTCTAGCagatagctactggttctgctcaggacttgtaactgaagtatttaacatgaaataaaggctgttaatggcatattatggtcattaattggaagactaacagtcagattttggcctataaatagcaccctcaatctctgaattgatgttaccaaaatcttgagttatcacttgaaattagagctaagagagtgcacttttcgaagctgtaaaatccagtagcaaggcaagcagatttccagacttcaaccgaaaaactctagcaaattactgtaagtgggcttatatataaatatcttgaaatctgtttgataattctgttttaaagttcagtttctgtatgtttgatttttgattttgaagcactgaaactccctagtgaactaatggtaagaatatatattctgaacatttctgaattctgattctgattctaggcctcaccccttagaggagagaacatataggggactgatatcagtttagccatgaaattcactaacgtgctcagtgcttactaattctgatttctgttatgaaacctgtgatttctgaattctgatttctgttctgaaaataagagttttcaGCATATTACTGTTTTACTgttctgttgaaaatgatttcgaaaattgggagttattcccgcccctgcttattgagtgacaaccatatcactcacccaccaaactcatctcagataagaacgaggaagaaaaattagaagaagaagagcagatccagttctggggctggtgaagaagattattgttcacagtttatttttatgttaattccgTTGTATCTGTTAAGACACTGTTATGTCTGGTTTTatatttccgctgtaaaacgtcagtattcgagttgtaacagacaattaatttatttcgtattacaaataaaagactggtttctgaattctgtactctgaggctggttgttttcgaatgtaaatttgagagcaacgtcggtgtcaaccaacccgcGTCCCGAGACGTGACAAATTCTGACACTATCTATGCTAAATAAATGTTACAACATTGAGTTGGATGAGATATATACTTTTTCTTTTTGACATCGACAATATTTGGTATCATATTATCATTGTCTAATGTCATGTAAATACACTGAGATTAAGAGTTAAAAAGCCAATTTATTggtataaaaataaaacatattaattttaatgatttgattatttataattataagaCTAAAATAGAAAACTTGGTGGACATATTTTGGTTTAATAAattgatattttcttaattttcaattatttgttTGGAATGCTGAGTAACACCTAACACacaaaaaagataaaaaatttatatgagacgatctcacagatcgtattttatgatacagatatcttatttagatCATACATATGAATTGTGGGGAATGTGTGGGTCAGTGGGTGTTGATTCGAATTGTTTGATTATGTATTATTCTTCTGATCAACATTTAATCGTTCTTAATTTAAACTACGTTAGTTTtgtatttatgattttttatggGTATTTGAATGTTTTCTTGATTCAATGGCTTCATATGGATTAATCGTTAAGCCTATGAAACAAGTCCGAGTTCAGATATTTTTCTTATTGGCCAGTTCTTTAGAGGGGCAGTGGCATTTTTAGATTATCGTGTCCAAAtctagaaaaaaatttatttgttgaGGGGGAAGATCGCCCCATAAGGCATCCACTAACTTCACCCTAAAAGTCTTAGCATTTTTGCAGTGGGTATTCTGCTGTGATTTTTGCGGCAAATCATCTTGCGAAATTCTTTTCTTGACGTCCATTTGTGTCTATTCTGGAGTGATGATTTATATCTAAGAATGCTTAACATGATTTATAACTAAGCAGCTGAAATTGAACTTTAGTTCAAggaactaatttttttttgtttcttatGTGTAGATTTGCATCCATGGTTTTTTAATATCTGTTTGAAGGATGTATGCAATCAAAGATGGTTGGGTTAGACAGTCATGTTCTATTGCTCCTAGCAGTGATTTGGATGTGAGGAAGTCAAGGATTAGACGGTCAAAAGAAGAGAGGAAATCACTGGCTGAATCATTCATAAAGTTGTAAGTTTATGGAGCCTTATCTTTTCTATTTATtactataaatttatttaaactttaaattacAGTCTGACCAAGTTGCAGTGCATGACAGCATCATTTGGGGCTTGATTAAATAAACTAGGTGGCGTAAGTTACTGATGATGCTGATTTCTTTTATACGATGAAGATTATTATTTTGTCCAAGTCTGGTGCCAGGTTTTTGGATAACTTGTAAACGTTTGAGTTGTTCAAGTGGGAGAGAATTAACTACAATTTTTTTAGTATGAATCATTAGCTGCCGGCTTAATTGCGTTTATTCTAAAAACCTTCGAAGTATTCTCCTTGCAGGCGGGCTTTTACCTAAATTTGAAACTGTAGTGGAAGTTTACTATCTTTCTAGAGATTTCAGTGGTGGAGTTTAAACCATAAAGACGACATCAGATAATGTTCTCATCAATGTTCTCATCAACGTTAAATCTGGATATCCTACTATCCTTGGTTAGTGGATACCATTACTATGACTAAGACGTCACCTTTCAATGGAAGGGGTGCCCTTTGCTCTTGAACCCCTAGCAGCTTTGGTACTCTTAAAGCATAATGTAGGGATGCTGTATAAAACACATGGTTACAGTCATAGATTATCTTTTAATAGATAAATGAAATTTGTTTGAACATCATTAATAGTATGTACAACAAAAATAGGAAGAtgtatgatataataatattgaCAATATAGATTATAGTCTAGTATTCATTAGGAAACTCTTTCTATAAGACATGACAGGTGGGAGATATTTTGTTAGATCCCTTAGTTTTGGTGATATCAAACAATATCTCATTGTTATAGAAAAGCTGCCATTTAACTGTATCAACAGGTACTCAACGGAAGCGAGATACGTTACTCAACCGGAAGCAAGATACAACACTCAACCGCAAGTTATGAAGACAGCTTCAAGAGTAAAGCAAACAGTCAAAACGGTTGTGAGCAAACAATCCACTCAACCAACATCAGAGTAAATAAGTACTCAACCGCTCACTTGTTTTTGGTTAGGTCGATGCTACGCTACCCCCACATGATTTGGATGGACAAGATTCACacacatatgtgattttaaaaaaattagtggaccCCATATATGTGTGGCTAAATTTGGACTCTTGATTCTACCATGGGATAGTGCCCCTGAATATAAGATGAAATGAACCTTTGTTTTTGTAAACTTCTGACATCCGACAGTTCAGAGCCATTTGACAGAGCCTATTAAAGCTAGTTACAGCTGAATCACTTTAAGATATTTTGCACATCAGTTGAAAGTTTAAAATGAAAGATTGCAAATCTCACCAACTCCCATTAGagaaaatttataaattgtttattcaccccctctaaacACACAACCGATACTAACAAATGGTATCACAGAAGAATTTTTCTTAGcatctgatatacatatatactcaAATGACATCTTTTAACAAGATCCCAATGTTTTCAAATGAAAATtacgatgattggaaaattcgTATGCAGACACATTTAGCTGCATgggatgatgacatgtggtatgtcatcaccgATGGTCCAATAAAGATTTTGAAGGCAAATACAGTTGTTGCTGTCACTGAAGGTGCTCCACAGAGTAGCACTGGTCAGAATGGACTCCAGAGGATAAGAAAAAGCCAACTTGGACAATGTGTCCTAAGATATCTTTTATGGAACTTtagataaaaattgtttatagGAATAAACAAAAGTTGTTTATAGGAAACAATCTTTGACAAGCAGACCTATCGGTGTTCCGGCTGAAAAGCACAATCCGAAGCTGGAGTATCGACTGTTGGCCAACTTTGTGGACAAAGCCCTTCTCGTCAAAGCTGGGACATATGACAAAATTACCCAGGAGAAGTTCCCGTTCATGGCATTGATTACCTCGAAAATCGGTGTAAATTGGTCAGATATTCTGTTCAATATTTTGTGCGAGATGATCAGGGATGAAGGGAAAGAGAAAGGCCAATCAGAAGGTTTTGGATTGCAGATCTGCTTAGCTTGTTAAAAGTTAAATTTGGGATTATTGAGCCATTGCATCCCAAGAAATGGCTAAATGCTGCTACAATTGCTGATTTCGTGAAGAGGGACACTGCCACTTCATTCGTTGTGATGAGAACTGGCTTCGAGCAAGTGGCTCAACCGTAGAAGAAAAAGGCACCGGCTATGGCATCTGTTAAGAGGAAAATAGTCTATGCTAAGACCGATGAAGAGGATGATTCGAAGAATGTCCCTCTTACACAAGTGTTCAGTAAGCCTAGGAAGAAACAAAAGCTTGTGTAAGAGGGACAAGCCCAACCCACTCGACCGATGGCTGGCATTCACATTAAAGAGGGTGCTACTCCTACCACTTCTTCTATCCCCTTGGTGGATCCCAAAAGCAAGGGGAAGAAGAAGACGCAACCTCCATCCAAGCTTCCAACAACGGTTGAGACAGAAGTCGCACTGACtatgtttcaaattttgaaaacgGTTGCCAGGAAGGTGGCATCCTCCTTTGAGAGATGGTTTGACCACCTCACCTCTGTCACCTTAAAATCATCCTGGAGGATAATCTGTGTGATAAATTGGCCACTCTAGAAAACCAAATGCCGGAGCTGGCAAAGACTGAAGAGATGAGACATAGAGTTGGCTCTCGGTCGGAGATCCTACATCAACTTTCAGCTGAGAGAATGCCTACTGCGATGGTTCACCAGGAAAAGGATAATTTTGATCCTCGGAGTAGAACGACTGCCGATGATGATGCAGTGATCTCCAATCTATAAAATTCAACGTCCTCAATGCTGCTTCTAAGGTTCTTCGCAGCAAGAGGCGGGAGTTTCAAATACCTCAGAGCCATTGGCCAAGACATTTGATATATTTTCCAATTTGGCTAATGAGTTGTTGGGCGAGATGGGGATGGATGCAGAAGATGATGAGGAACTGGAAGCAACAGAAGAGGTCAACACGACCGTCCCTATTTCTGCTCTCTTCACCAAAACCGGGATGGTGGCCCCTCAACTGCTGATTTGATGGATAAAGCCACTGCCATTATCAATGATCAACCGGCGATCGCTGAACCCATCTCGATCGCTGAACCCAACTGAACCGCCATCCCAACCGGTGAACCAACACGACCGAGGTAACTGTTCCTTTTTTGTTTCCCATTTGAAGCAGAGATGCCACTGCCGGAGGTGCCTCTCACTTCCGTGGATAATGTGGTACGGTCTATGACGGAGCTTTTTGGAGATATACCATCTCTAAACACAAGTCTTCGAAGCCCTTCTCCTGAAGATCCATTGCCAAGATCTTCACCAGCTCAACAACAAGATTCTTCTATTCCTCTCTCTCCTCCGGTTGAATTTGAAGTTCCCAAGGATGCCTCTCCCATTCACCCCAACCGCGAAGGTACTACTAGAGCAGATAATGCGGTGAATGAGGGGGCAGATGTTGAAGAAGATGACAACCGGTCGAATCCACATGAAGAAACCGGATCCTTAGAAAATAAAGCTCAGATAGATTCCGATGCTCATTTTACGGAGGTTCTTCATCACATTGAAAAGGTTCGGAGTCTAATGATCGATTTTGATACTCGTCTGCTCGCATCTTATCATGGTATATCCAATCTCTGCCAACCTATCAGCAAAAATACCTCTGAtcttcaatgagatattcagCGCCACATGACCGAATTTCAATCCTCTAAATAGAGTACTAAGGTCTAAGGATGCCGGATGCGTTACTTGCTCTGTTTGGACAAGTCACGCAAAGTGAACAGAGAATTAATGACGGATTGACGATCTTCGGGCCTCACTTGGCACCCAGATGCAAAAAATGATGGACTTTATTCAAAGGGGTGAtgccaaaaaaggggaagaacGGCTGAGAATAGAGGCGGAGACTAAGCGAAGACTAGAAGAAGCTAGGAAAAGAGAAGTAGAAGAAGAACGAAAGAAGAATAATGATCACTCCAGGAAAGGTGGTGGATCAGGCGGCTGGTAACAATGAAATTTATTATCTCCATGAAATT
Protein-coding sequences here:
- the LOC142517177 gene encoding LOW QUALITY PROTEIN: zinc finger protein ZAT5 (The sequence of the model RefSeq protein was modified relative to this genomic sequence to represent the inferred CDS: inserted 2 bases in 1 codon): MESEEDKDLFPIVRGKRTKRYMIHSPIAFTTEPPGRDHNAATVSDRRHHPISPASISSEESTTTGVEDTARCLIFLAHGHFSGNPGQNNNSATASTAQGGAGGDHQVKGACLYTCKTCNRAFRSFQALGGHRASHKKPKNERKVSLSLRDDDFRSPSLSSSKKRMSPDYLSLQLNNFPTTADFATTXKPASSPRIHTCLHCGAEFTSGQALGGHMRRHRSGLVNPSSNRNAACIYIEEHNQVIEGENEEISNKPGNGLALDLNLPAPEMVLTLKD